Part of the Liberibacter crescens BT-1 genome is shown below.
TTCCATAAAAATCTTCCCTATATATACTCAGCATATTTAGGTAATAGTTTATGGTCAACTTAAAAATAACATCTAATATAGATTTTCTTTTCCTATATTTTTATAAGATATGCCTTGAGATTAACATATTGAAAGTTTTTAAGTTAATTGGGAACGTATCTGGTAAGGGTAAATAATTTATTAACACAGAATTATCTAAATGGTTGCCACAGGAAATTACACAGATTTTAAAAATAAGAGTTTACAGAGCTTATCTGAGGATTTGATTGATTCTCGTATCAAAAAGAAATACAAGCGTCATTTGCTTTTTATAACGGCAATCATGTTCATTATTATGAGTATGATCTTGTTCTATATAAATTTAGGAGCAGATAAATCACGATATGATTATATTACAGAAAATGTAAAGCAAGGTGATATTGAGGTAATTGTAACCGCTACAGGTTCTTTGGCGCCCACTAAAGAGGTCAGTATTTCGAGTGAACTTTCTGGAAAAGTGCTCGAAGTTTATGTTGAAGCTGATGATATTGTCCATGTTGGGCAGGTTATTGCCCAAATTGATACACAGAAGATACAGGCTGATGTTCATGCTATGCGAGCAAAATTAAATCAAGCCGCAGCCAATTTGTTAAAATCTCAGTTAGACGCCCAGTTAACAAAGAAGAAGCTTAATCGGCGTAAAGAACTTATGCAAACCCAAAATATCTCCAAAGAAGATCTTGATATCTCTCAATATGCTTATGATGAAGCCGTTGCTTTGGAACGCGCTAATAAAGCAACAGTACAGGCTGCACAAGCCGATCTTAAGCTATCTGAAATTAATCTCAATAAAACTCGAATTATTTCGCCAATCAATGGTATGGTTTTGCAACGCAATGTTGATCCGGGTGCAATTGTTGCTGCTTCCTTGTCTGCGCCAACATTATTT
Proteins encoded:
- a CDS encoding efflux RND transporter periplasmic adaptor subunit encodes the protein MVATGNYTDFKNKSLQSLSEDLIDSRIKKKYKRHLLFITAIMFIIMSMILFYINLGADKSRYDYITENVKQGDIEVIVTATGSLAPTKEVSISSELSGKVLEVYVEADDIVHVGQVIAQIDTQKIQADVHAMRAKLNQAAANLLKSQLDAQLTKKKLNRRKELMQTQNISKEDLDISQYAYDEAVALERANKATVQAAQADLKLSEINLNKTRIISPINGMVLQRNVDPGAIVAASLSAPTLFSIASDLKYMQLEAAIDEADVGTIKKGQKAHFTVAAYPKIRFPAVINAVHYSATTVSNVVTYQAIFSVDNSALLLRPGMTATADITINKVQNKLLIPNAALRYNLPESAKTKNTSFWKKLLIMPRRPSNNQGLVRSSDDKKSVWMLIDNHPKNVFIKTGATDGFFTVVEEGDLKKGDAVIVDNTLEKS